Sequence from the Equus caballus isolate H_3958 breed thoroughbred chromosome 6, TB-T2T, whole genome shotgun sequence genome:
AGCACTTGAACGACCCTGACAACCCTGAGACGGAGGGCCTCCTTAAATGTGCATCCTAGGCCCTCACTGCCTCACCCCAGGCATGGCTCTGCTAGGCACTCTGCTGCACCCCTGCACCCTCCCTTCATCCCAGTCTCCAGGTTGGGTTGAGTTCCTGCTGGCTGACTGGTGAGTGACTTCTGAGAGCCAGAACatcaggagggaagcagggaagCCTAACTTGTGGCATCTGGAGGCTTATATTTTGGGAGGGGTGCCAAGGGGGCTTGCATGAGACTGCATGACTCCCCCCCTCCACCAGCTGTCTGGTGTCACCCACTCTGTTGCAGCCCTTTTATCAAGAGAGAAGAACTAAGAATGGAGGGAGGAGTAGAGGAGAGGACCGAGAGAGGAAATCAATGACACAGCCAATACATCCTTTATTCAACTCACAGGGACCATAAAGAGCATATTATAGATCCCTAAGGATACAGATGAAAGTCCCCCATTGGGTAATCCTTGGGAAGTTCACAGTCCATCAGAGGGAACCAAGTCAGACAATGGCTAGAAATCTGGCAGGCACAGAGCAGATAGGTTGGACGGCAAGTGGGTATATACCCGcaaagcttcctggaagaggcgCCTTGGCACACAGTGTCATGAGGCATTGTAGGAAAGTGGTGGCAGGGGAGGGCTCAGCTGAGGAACATCCTGAGTACAGGGACCATGGTAAAACTAGATCTCACAGGCCTGGAACAGCCAGTGCCTGCCATGTAGTATGGACACAGAAAATGGCTTGTAGAATTGAGACTGATTCTCAGGAGCCACAAGAGACAAGAAGGGACTGAGTAAATCAAAATAACAAAAAGTAGAAGGCCACTTTGGAGGCTACAGGGAAGAAGAGCCTGTAGAAAATGGAATAAAGGGCCTGGATTTGGCACTACTGGCAACCTTGGCCAAATCTGGATGTAGGGACGtgtgcatgagagagagaaagatgtagAGTGGTGAGATGGCAGCTGAGCTGCTACAGCCAAGCTAGGAATTTGAGGGACGAAAGTGGGAAGTTTGAGGAATGACTCTGCTTAATAGGCTTAAAGCTGACAGAAAAGAAACTGGACaacaggcagagagacagagagcaagtGGGCTCATGAGGGAACGGAACTGGCCAGAAGCTTCAAGAGAGAAACTCTGATGGAAGGAGAAGGATAGGGATTGGGAAGAATGAATACCCTTGGGAAGGTGTGGCATTCCCCAGGCAAAACAAAATACCAAACCAAATCACCTGAAAAAGAGAAGTGGGAGTGAAGACTGGAGGAAGAGCCCCGCTTACTGGGAAAACGAGAGTGGtgacaggaaaggaaagagggagagagccTGAGGCCTGGAGTTGAAGAAACCCATAGCCAAGCTTCTCTGCCTTGGAGAAGGCGACTCCTGACCTCGCCCAAAGAAACTTAAGTTCACTCTAACCTTCTGACCTTGGAGATCCCCACAGAGGTGGGAGGTTGGCAACTGTCAGTTCACTCCGCCCTCGTGGGTGTGCCCAggaaaggagctggaagaggTAATAGGGCCATGACCTACAAGACAGATCCCTTCCCACAGCCTGAAttggacagaattttaaaagcaggagAATGCATTTTTGACATAGGCGAATTGGTTACCGCTACCTAGTAAGCAgagtctgggttcaaatctcacttGTGTCACATCTAACTAAATGATCCTGGTTCCTTCTTGTGTCCCAGGGGTTCTCTGGTGCTCCTGTTGCCCTGCCCATAAGGTAGGCCAAATCATCATTAGAAATCCCTTACATGGCACCTTATTGGTGTTCAATGCAATTGTGAGATTGGAAAACTTGGGTCCTTAAGGGCTTGAGACAGCTGGCCTTACACTCTACCTCTGTGCTGAATGCCTACCCTGCTTGTCTCCAGGGCAACTTATTAGGCATAGAAAAGAACCAGATAACTAGCAAAGGAGGACCATTTCCTTGGGTGTCAGCTTTTCAGTTTTACATTGGATTTCCCTTGAGGTATCTGCTCCTTTTTGTCCTTTCAGATTTCTGGATGCACAAATCCTCAGTGCCCATTTTAAaagctccagccccagccaatCACAGCAGCTTGGTAGTTGCCCCACTGGTTTCTGAAATTGGTGACTAACCCAGTCCTTTCACTAATTTAAGGATGAAGACCTTTGGACTCAAGGGTAACACAACTGAGGAGTAACTAGCCTAAAGAAGTTGCAGAAAACAAATCTGACAAGAGAAGTGTGAAGAACCCCTCTCTCACCATCTGAAGAGGGTGAGGTACCACTGATTGAAATGGAATTTGAATCTCctagccagtggttctcaaactttagcacaCATTAGATACCCTGGAACGTATATTAAAAGACTGATTGCTGGGCttcacccccagagtttctgattcacttTGTCTGAGATGGAGCCTGAGAACTTGCATTCCTaaaacaagttcccaggtgatattgatgctgctggtccaaagACCACATTTTGAGACCTGTAACCTAATATAGCACTCcagggaatagaaggaaattttgccATCTCAGGATCTCCAAGGGGTCTAAGGGAATAGATTTCACTTTTCTGTTATTGCCCAGCCCCGCTCACCCCAGTGCATGCATCTGAATAGAGATGGAAAGAACCTGTCTTCCGGCATCTCTGGTTCTTAGTCAGGGCTCTCATTGCCCTTGATGGAAACAGGAAACAGTGATCTGATTGCAGGAGTGCTGGAAGGGGAAGGATTTTCTCCCAAATTATCACCCCTTTAGCTCCCTGAAGGCATAACATCACTCTAACAAGGGAAAAGCTTTTCCTTCCACTTACACTATCAGAGGTAAGGCTTAAAATGTAAACAGCTCTGGGAAAAGATAACACTTTGGGCTATGTTCTCCAGTGTAAGGGATGCTTTGCAGAGATACTTTGacgggggtgggggatggggcggGGAGGACACTTGGGCCCTGAATAGGGTAGAATCAccatagaggggaaaaaagggacaGGCTCCTGAAGATGGAtttctctattttacattttGCCCAGAGAGAACACAGAGGGGATAGGGTGAACATGTGGCAGAGGGAGTTGGGAGGAAGATGGGAATTTGAGGCTGATTCCCTGTGGGAAAAAATCATTCAAATCTATTCACCCATCTAATGGCtgttgcttattttattttttgtccaaGGGAAGTGGTGTTGGACCGAGGTAGAGAAGACAGAAGTACACGAGAAATGACCTAAAGGGATGCCCCTTCTGCAGAAGGCCCTTAGACTCCTCGATACCTTTCAGTTGGGTGCTACGTACCTACTCTTGGGGCCTTCACTTTCTACCCTGACAATTACTAAAACACATCAAAGGCTGGAGGTTATCATCTGCTTATTAAGAGGTGTGATCTGATAGTATGGAGAGTCACCTCCCACGAGTCTTTAAAACAAGGTTTGTGAGGAGCTGCATTTGTCAGCAtgtcatatctttttttaaaaaacagagtagAATGTAAGCAATACCATTTAGTCATTAAAGACCAGACTATTCTTATACCCTACTGCCTCTGTATCTTAGTCCTTAAAATATTTAGTGATCCTTGCCTTGTAATTCTTGacacaaatatatataatgaCCATACTGGGTCAGGGTAACTTCCTTTCTTTGACCTCAGTTTAGTGATTCCACGGATGGGCTCTGAACCTGCTAAATGTGTATGCAAAATGCAGCAAATTgctaatatgtatttttctccaaagtgagtttatgatttttatcagattctcaaaaggGTCTGTAACCCAAAACAGATTCTGAACCATTGCTTACATATAGATGATTTGCATTAATTAATTGAGGCATAGTGGGAGGGTAAAAGAAATGGCATAGTCCAGTTTTACCACTGGAATCCATTACTTTCCTCTTACTTGGGGCATCTCCTAATACTGATCCTAAAACGCTTCTGTCTCTGAGGATCTAGGACAAGGCCACCATAAAAGCCTGGCCATTTTGCTCTATTCCTAGGAACACAGCAAGAGAAGTATGTTCCAGGCAAAGAGGGAAGGCCGCTCTGAGCAGCAGAAGGGAGGTGGGTGCTGGGTTGCTCAAGTAATATCCAATCTAAGAGGCCCAGTCAGCAAAATAATCCTATTTTCAGCTCCATCTGGGTCCAGGACTGAGGAGCTGTGATTCACCCAGTTTTTCCTAAGCAAATGGGACAGTCATTGAACTAGGTTGTTGCAGCTCACTTCCTCTTGCCTGTTTAATTGACCAGTTGTGGTTGAGAAATAAGCATGTTAATGAAAACCCAGAATCtaagcattaaagaaaaaatatcccaCTTCCATCCTCTTTGCTCTTCTCCCCCCCAATCCCAAACTGCTCCTACATACGAGGtaacttttaaattataagaCTGGTATTAACACATCatcaataaagagaaacaatGACCAACTCATCAACTAACAGATGCTACAACACTTATGCAAGTCCTGGAGTTAACAGTCTTAGAGTGGACATCTTCCCAGAATTGGGAGGACAACCAACCAGAAAGCTCATTACCCTGCACCAGCTGAAAAGCTAAACCATAGCCATTTCCCCCAAAGTTCTGTTTCTGGGAGAATGAGATCCTCAAGAATAACTCTGCTCCCTTGATGAGGCAATCAAGGTCAAACGAGAGTGATGACAACAACCTGCAACTATGATTCCTGCCCTCATTTCCCAGCacttaaaacaagacaaaaacccCACTCGACACAAAGCTTCTATATGCACTTTGCTTGAAATCAAGAAAAAGCTTGCCTTACTGAGgatgtctctttctccttcctcccaggcAAAAAGAATCTGTAGCCCAGAGAGTCAGATGTAGACATATATATCCACAGTTGCCTTGACCTCAGTGATACTGGGGAAGGCTTTATACCTCGACGCCCACAACATAACCCACCACTTAACCCTTTCCACTAGGGCTCCCTTAATCATCGCTCAGGTTACTTCCTAtcttgaaacaaaaacaaaaaaaccccatacAATCCCTACTACCCTCATCCCCAGAACACAACCGCTAGAAAATCTAGCTTGTACAGTATGCACTTTGCATGCTCTCTTCAAAGACCCTGCACAAAGATACACATAGACACATAAAGACACAGTCAAGAGGAGAGGGGTCTGTTCAAGGGgataaagtttttttcttctgtgtgggCCTGGGTTACTTGTGGGTATAAGGGTCATCTCTTAGCATTGTAGTGTGATCTCTCTGCTGGATATATGTATGTGCAGGATGAAGGGAACAGGAATAGGGGGTGAAAAGGTTATTCTATTTTTCAGCAGGTGGGGGTGAGAGGTGTGGATATATATTTGGATGATTGGAGTAAGGATGATAGACCCACCCAGGAATGAGGTCTGCCCCTTGGCTTTCATTTGAATATAAAAAGGGGGCTCTGGGTGCCTGATCACtatctttttcctgtttcctcatTACTCTCTAACCCAGTGTTCACCAGAGTGTTTCATGGAGTCACCAGTTCTGTGGGATGTGAGATAGAAAGGATACTGAGGTCAAATAAATTTAGGAAACACTGCATTAAAGGAGGCTTAACAATTTGTTCTGCTGCATAAgttttcagagcctttaatatgccagtagagtctctctctctctacatatagaGAGAATATAAAAGTTATGGTATACAAATGTGatactcaaaatatttaacaactggtaTGGCATAGGCTCCAATCAGAATGGACCTCAGTCATAAATTGCTAGTACCACTGTACCCTTGAGAATGGGCTCAGGCTGAATATCAGCCCATGTAAGCACTTGTTTCCCAAAAGTTTTGCCCAAAGGATTCTATTTTATGTGGTATCTCACAAAACTGGTGAGAAACGCTCTGGCCCAAACCGAAACCTCATCTTTCTAGGGATGGGGCCAGGGCTTATGAATCTGGCCACTGAGGTGCAGAAGAGGGGCAGCTCTGGCAGAGACTCCTGATAGCACCAGCTGACAGATGTGACCACAGCTGCAGCAGAAACAGATTTCAAAAGACAGATGTCCCTCTGTCCCAGCTGCTCCGGGGACTTTGTCCCTGATGGGTCAGCAGGTGCCTGTCCAGGTGATGTTTACGGCCGAAGCTCTTCTCACAGCGAGGGCACTGAAAGGGCTTCTCCCCTGTATGAGTCAGCCAGTGTCTCACCAGGTGGTGCCGTCGGCCAAAGCTCTTCCCACACTCGGTGCACACATGGCACTTTGGTGCTGGTGGGGCGCGCTGCCGTTTCCTAGCCCCAGGGCTCTCTCCAACCTCTTGGCCCTTGCAGGATTTGCCTTCAGCATGCACTCTCTGGTGGCTGGCCAGATGGGAGTTGCATCGGAAATTCTTGCCACACTCAGAGCATCTGCTGGGCTTGTCATGTAGGTGGGTTTTCTGGTGCCGGATCAGGTGATGTCTTCGCCCGAAGCTCTTCTCACACTTGAGGCAGCTGTAGGGCCTCTCCCCAGTGTGTGTTTGCTGGTGCCTGGCAAGGTGGGAGCCCCACACAAACTGTTTCCCACATTGGGGGCATGTGTGCGGTCTTAACAGGGAATCCATCTCTGTGCTACACAGAAGGTTTGAGAAGCTATCTTCCTGAAGAAAAGGTGGGCCTAGGAGCATTCCTCTGGAGCTCCTGGACATGGAATCCCAGCTCTCATCCTGCTCTGGGTTCCAGAGCACAGTATCTTCGGACACACTAGATAACATTCTGGGAGGTTCTGCTTCTAGTTCAGGGGTATCCCCCTCATGCTCACTTCCATCTCCTGTGGAGAAGGGAAAATACCGATCCCAAGAGGGGAGTCACAAGAGAGTACCCCAGGAGCCAAGTCACAGGGAGGCTGTATGATACCTATTAGGGGCCTAAACCTCACCCCAGGAGTCCTGAGAAAACAGCTTCTAATGTTGTACAAGACAGTGCAAGACATGTAGAGGTTAAAATCCTAGGTTTAGGAGGCAGAGTACCCAATTTTGAATTTCAGCTTTCCCATTTAATGTCTGTaagccttcatttcttcttttgtaaaatgggagcaatTATAATGTAGGTGTTATAAGGTAGAGAGCACAGCAGctgcacatagtaagcacttagtaaatggtcttatgttattgttgttatttctttcttttatttatttactattaatCACCATCTTCCTGCCTAAGCACAGATGGAGAGAGTTACGGAATGTGCTGCAGTCATCACTGGCTGGGTGACCACCTGTCAGCAATACTAGAGACTCTGTGGAAGGCGTTTCCACAATGGGTGGGAGGttgaacaataacaacaacaattaacatttattgagtgcttattatgtgcctgATACTGTTCTACTAGGCTAACATTTTAAATCTCACAATAATTTAAAGATCAGGAACCCAAAGAGAGGTTAATTACTTTTCCAAGGTCCCACAGGTATggtcctggattcaaatccacaAAAGTTGGCTCCAGAGCCTGCCTTCTAAACCTTTCTGCTTCACTGTCTTGCTTTTGAAGAAAAAGATCTCTAAACCCTTCAACTCTGTAACTCTCTGAGGCAGAGGAGGGATCAGAAGGACATGTAATGATGACACTCCAAGAGGGGTGAAGGCAGTGGCTGAAAGTCTATTCTAGGTCCTTACCTGTATATGTGACCCTCAGGATGTCCCTCTCCTCTAAGTCCTGGGGGTCAGGGACCCATTGTTCTTCCCCTCCTTCTAATTGAGAAAGCATGTCCAGTTTGGGAATTGGAAATCCTGCccacaggaaaggaaaacagagatggCAATGAGTTCAACTGGTAatattatatttctgaaaaaagcTGTTTTTTAGATTATTCCTTGGAACTCTAGATAAAAGAAGGCCAGATTCAGACC
This genomic interval carries:
- the ZNF641 gene encoding zinc finger protein 641, with amino-acid sequence MLSEQTAALGTGWESMNVQLDGAEPQVERGTQEEGPWRTAPEPLEHLCCDLEEEPQSLQEKAQSAPWVPAIPQEGSTGDWEMAAALLAAGSQGLVTIKDVSLCFSQEEWRSLDPSQTDFYGEYVMQENCGIVVSLRFPIPKLDMLSQLEGGEEQWVPDPQDLEERDILRVTYTGDGSEHEGDTPELEAEPPRMLSSVSEDTVLWNPEQDESWDSMSRSSRGMLLGPPFLQEDSFSNLLCSTEMDSLLRPHTCPQCGKQFVWGSHLARHQQTHTGERPYSCLKCEKSFGRRHHLIRHQKTHLHDKPSRCSECGKNFRCNSHLASHQRVHAEGKSCKGQEVGESPGARKRQRAPPAPKCHVCTECGKSFGRRHHLVRHWLTHTGEKPFQCPRCEKSFGRKHHLDRHLLTHQGQSPRSSWDRGTSVF